From the Desulfovibrio psychrotolerans genome, one window contains:
- a CDS encoding DUF6980 family protein, with protein sequence MKDVRINLSYDEIFREYYIKLRGTNARQGILYCPWCGEKLPRSVRDVYYQIIEKECGENFDIRTDSIPERVSKPNWWLDLDEDIEKLIDKYEREL encoded by the coding sequence GTGAAAGATGTCAGAATTAATTTATCATATGACGAAATTTTTCGTGAATACTACATAAAGCTCAGGGGAACTAATGCAAGGCAAGGCATTTTGTATTGTCCGTGGTGTGGAGAGAAGCTTCCAAGGTCAGTGAGGGATGTATATTACCAGATAATAGAAAAAGAGTGTGGCGAAAATTTTGATATTAGGACAGATTCTATTCCAGAAAGAGTGAGTAAGCCCAATTGGTGGCTTGATCTTGATGAGGATATTGAAAAATTGATCGATAAATATGAACGTGAATTATAA